The DNA region GGGAACGAAACTACCTCTAATATCTGACCTTTATCtataacccctcaatttaaagctatgtccccttgtggtagccatcaccatccgaggaaaacggttctctctgtccaccctattcaatcctctgatcatctggttcgcctctattaagtcacctcttaaccttcttccctctaacgaaaacagtctcaccCAGTCTCAGGACTGGGTGAGTCTCAAgtcctcagtctttcctcataagaccttctctccataccaggcaacatcctcgtaaatcgcctttgcaacttttccaatgattccaagtccttcctgtaatgttgtgaccagaactgtacacaatactcccaagtgcagccgcaccagagttttgtacagctgcaacatgacgtcatGCCTccaaaacttaatccctctaccaataaaagctaacacagtgtatgccttcttaataaccctctcaacctggatggcaactttcagcgatctatgcacatggacaccgagatctctctgctcattccacacaaccgagaatcttaccattaacccagtactctgtattcctgttactccttccaaaagtTTCTCCTCCTTAAGTCTGTTTAAGACCTGATGATTTTGAACAACTCTTTTAAACCTCTCCCAACTTTCTCTCCTCTCAAAAGCAATCCTAGATTCTCTGGTTTCTCTGACTAACTGAAGTCTCAGATCCACCTAATACCTGTATATGGTGCACACAGTTGGGCAGAGTATTCCAACTGGGACCTCACCCAGTGACTTATAAAGGTTTAAGGTAATATTTGGCCAGATGGATCAAAGCTCTGTCAAACTAGTGTGTTCTAAAGATTGTTTTAAAGGAGAGAAGAAAGAGGCAGTAAAAAGAGAAGCAAATATATGAGCCTCTGAATGATGCATATGTAAATTTGTGAAGGAAAATAGTTCAGTTTGTCATTGAGAAGTTCAagaaactttatttttttaattcatgcatgggatgaaggtatcactggctaggctagcattcattgcccatctctaactacccagagggcaattaaaagtcaaccacatatCATGGATCTGAAGCCACATGTCAGCTAAACCGGCTAAGGATGGAAGTGTCCTTCCCcatgaatcagatgggattttcctgctGGTAGAcaaaggattcatggtcatcattaaactcttaattccagatttttctgttattgaattcaaattctgctatCTGCTAAGGTGGATTTGAACTAGGGTCCCTGACCATtgctaggtctctggattaaaagttcagtgataatactatTAGGCCATCACTTCCTCAATTTCAGATTGTTGTGACAAGTGGATCATGCACATTGTTAAGCAAAGCAACTATATTGAACTACAAAATAACCAAAGCacttatttcaattttttttaaaaaaggacgaCATAGACAGCCTGAGCCCAGTTCTCAGGGACAACCCTCCACTTCATGAAGAGGTGAAAGCCTGGGTTAAAGAACAAAAAGTTCAGGAGATTTTTATGCAAggtattattttgcttttatatcgTGCTGTTGTGTTATGTgaaaaatgaatgtttttaatgCAAATCACTGAGAAATATATTTAGCTTGGCATCAAATATTTTGGGATCGACTGTTCAACCTTTAGCAACTGAcataaaatttatttttcagttccatctCTCATACTTTCATGGTGACCAATTGCTGCTTTGTTACTCTTTTCAGGTCCCTATTCATTGAACGGCTATAGAGTACGAGTGTACAGGCAAGATTCTGCCACCCAGTGGTTCACTGGTATCATTACTTACCACGATCTTTTAAGTCGCACTATGATCGTTATGAATGACCAGGTAAATGGATTTGGAGAGGTTTCTCGTTGCCACTGCCTGTATGCTTTGGTTAATCTGGGTgttttgcaattaaaaaaaagtatggaaAACAATCATTTTTAATTTACATGATCACCCCCATTATGTAAGCAACTATAGATTATAAATGTGTTCTCTATTTTCCAAATTAAGAAAAATGATGCATATTACAGTTCGGTCTCATTAATGCAAGGAAGTTAAATTACTTTGCTGAATTGAAGAATTGTCACATCTGAACTTAGACAGTAAATGTAGACAGGGTGTTTATTATTGTACAACACATTGCCCGTGGGTGCACATTTTAACACGGGTCACTTGATAGCAGTCAAGAATGTGGAAGTAACTTATACACTGAATAGCATTATTGCAACATTTTGCATGTAGTATTATCATTTAAGTGCAGTAAGTAAATTTTTCTGCTACATATTATAAATGCTGTCCTGTTTTTGTGAACAAACCAGGTGCTAGAACCACAGAATGTTGATCCATCTATGGTACAAATGACTTTTTTGGATGATGTTGTTCATTCTCTGCTGAAAGGTGAAAACATAGGCATTACATCAAGGCGAAGATCTCGTTCCAGTCAGAATAATCCAGCAATTCATGTAAGTATTAAGATAATTCGAATTGCTAAAGGCTCTTATGTTTCCAACTTGCAAAGCATATTTGTCCGATGTTTGTCAATCAGTGCAAGTCTGTACTTATATTTAAATAAAGAATAATGGATATATGTCTGAGAATAATAAAGGAGTAATCTGATTCATGAGTTAAAATGCTTTACAATTGGAGTGATGAGTAACTGACTTAAACTGAAATGTGTGTCTGACTTTTATTGTATATGCAGTGACTTATTGCATGTTATTTAGAAATATTGCTGTTACGGAAGAATAAAATTGATGTTAATCAAAAGAGCATTTTTGGTTTTGATTCGAAGTATTGAAAACTCTTCACTGTAGCATGTTGTTCATTTAGATGTGAAGGTTGCACAATGTAATTGATCTGGGGGAATAATTTAATTGGGAGTAAagaacttgtctttttttttctcattatctATTTGTGCAACTCAGCCATATTGATTTGCTGAAATTTAGATCCCTCAGTAACCAACAGGAGAGCAGAGCcttttcaaggactgcaattttaATAACAAGCAAGCTCGATTTACGTTTTGCTGCTCTCCTAGTTGAATTTTGAATCTTGTTGATATTGTTTTTGAACCTTTGCTTAATTTTCCTGGTTTTTCTTCACTTGTAATAGTTTATTTCTTTATGCTGTGTTCCGATGGCATAATTTGATTGACTTTGACAACcatgcatttttgttttgctatttGTTCATTCTATTAATTTGCTTGTGTGTTTATTGATATTTTCAAATTAACTAGTTTAATGATGTTTACTCCTCTCCGGATTGTGATGTTTGAGACTTTACCTTTGAATGGATTACTGTTTAGTTATTATTCCCAGTTAACACagctattatttatttaaagtaaagttgaaacaaagaaaaacaaactgaaaCATTTCCATGCATATTTAATATTTTGCTATCACATATCAACAGAGTCATCTCTTTTCTGTTTCACATGAGATCCCTTTGTTCCCAATTCATTCATCGAATTCTTAATGGGGGTTGAAAGAAACAATACATTTTCATCTAATGTATCGATTCTCCAGAGTTTAAATTCCTAAAGTTGCAATCTAGCTTGAATGCATATTTCACTtacaattgcattttaaaaacaaaaacagttcaGCCATAATATTTCTGCAGCTATTGATCTGCTTGACCACATTTTCACCAACATTTTGGGAGTTTTACCCAGTACAACTATTTATCTCTCTCATCCTGGCCATTCTTCCTTAAGTGCAAAGGGACACAGAGGTAAAAGGATATGACAGACAACTAATTCGACCATCTACAGGTAGACAGCCCTTTATTCGAAAcccgaaaagctccgaaatccgaaGGCTTTTTCGTGAAGTTTTTTCTTCTCATTCACAAGATTGTTTGgtatgcaaacagttaacccaaccccaacccactcgatgtgtgtcactcagatacGACGTATGGGGGCATGGCCTAGCACTGGTAGGCCTCAATTTGTTTCAGGGCGTATTTTACTCACAGCGCATCTGTTGTTTGGTGAGATTTAAAAAgctttcaccatcaaactgtcacttattcttaAATACGAAAAATTCTaaattccaaaaaccagctggtcccgacgATTTCAGATTGTTCACCTGTACCACCAAATTTGACAATTGCATTCAATATTATTGGGTCTTGCTCTTCTGTACTAAAGATTTTCATGATTCGAGGAGCATCTTGAAATGCCAAGACAATGCTCTGCTTCTTTTGCCTCCAGAGAACTATTTTCTCAACTAATCTCCTTTGTCTGCTGCACCATCACCTCCATTAAAAACTGGGT from Chiloscyllium plagiosum isolate BGI_BamShark_2017 unplaced genomic scaffold, ASM401019v2 scaf_12662, whole genome shotgun sequence includes:
- the LOC122547172 gene encoding probable JmjC domain-containing histone demethylation protein 2C, with product MQGPYSLNGYRVRVYRQDSATQWFTGIITYHDLLSRTMIVMNDQVLEPQNVDPSMVQMTFLDDVVHSLLKGENIGITSRRRSRSSQNNPAIHVSIKIIRIAKGSYVSNLQSIFVRCLSISASLYLYLNKE